In one window of Henckelia pumila isolate YLH828 chromosome 1, ASM3356847v2, whole genome shotgun sequence DNA:
- the LOC140875385 gene encoding alkane hydroxylase MAH1-like, translating into MALIYAYLEILFIPITVIFLYFLTIRTRKKSSVPTNWPVLGMLPTLLRNSHRLHEYATELLTETNGTFEFKGPWFCNMDMLFTSDPANIHHVFSKNFSNYPKGPEFRKIFEILGDGIFNADFGLWEFHRKTTLSLMTQPNFYSFLEKSIWEKIEKGLIPVLERFLETGVEFDLQDVFQRFTFDSICKIVIDYDPQSLSIDLPYIPCEKAFNGAVEALFHRHILPEGVWKLQKWLQIGKEKTLMKAWKSFDEFIYPRVSINDGVLEKDHEEYGFNLLKSFKRKYEEINNSSSRGDSRDFLRDTSLSLMLAGRDTTSTCLAWLFWLLAENPSAEMKIRREIEEELHEKEDKIKWRNFSVEESKKLKYLHGALCESLRLFPPVAMEHKAPIRLDVLPTGNHVTENKVVLLAFYSMGRMKTIWGEDCRDFKPERWISERGGIKHEPSYKFPAFNAGPRTCLGKEMAFIQMKMVAATLIYHYNIKVVKGHKVSPSDSVIIQMKHGLRVKLSKRNVY; encoded by the coding sequence ATGGCTCTAATTTACGCATATCTTGAGATTCTTTTCATTCCCATCACTGTAATTTTTCTATATTTCTTGACGATCAGAACCCGGAAAAAGAGCTCGGTGCCGACTAATTGGCCAGTTCTCGGAATGCTTCCGACCCTTCTACGCAATTCTCATCGACTCCACGAGTATGCAACAGAACTCTTAACAGAAACCAATGGGACATTTGAGTTCAAAGGGCCTTGGTTTTGCAACATGGATATGTTGTTCACCAGTGATCCAGCAAACATTCATCATGTCTTCAGCAAAAACTTTTCCAACTACCCAAAGGGTCCTGAATTCAGGAAGATTTTTGAAATCTTGGGAGATGGGATTTTCAATGCCGATTTCGGGTTGTGGGAATTTCACAGGAAAACCACGCTTTCACTGATGACTCAGCCCAACTTCTACAGTTTCTTGGAGAAGAGCATTTGGGAGAAAATTGAAAAAGGATTGATTCCGGTTCTGGAACGGTTCCTGGAAACAGGGGTTGAATTTGATTTGCAGGATGTTTTCCAGAGATTCACATTTGACAGCATTTGTAAAATAGTTATTGATTATGATCCACAGAGTTTGTCCATTGATTTGCCTTATATTCCTTGCGAGAAGGCCTTCAATGGCGCTGTGGAAGCCCTGTTTCATAGGCATATTTTGCCTGAGGGGGTCTGGAAGCTCCAAAAATGGCTGCAAATTGGTAAAGAGAAGACTCTGATGAAAGCCTGGAAATCGTTCGACGAATTTATATATCCCCGTGTTTCGATTAATGATGGAGTACTAGAAAAAGATCATGAAGAATATGGTTTCAACTTGTTGAAATCTTTCAAAAGGAAATATGAAGAGATAAACAACTCTTCTTCCAGGGGTGACTCGAGAGATTTCTTGAGGGACACCTCGTTAAGTTTGATGCTTGCTGGAAGAGATACAACAAGTACTTGTCTCGCATGGCTTTTCTGGTTGCTTGCTGAAAACCCTTCAGCGGAAATGAAGATTCGAAGAGAAATCGAGGAAGAATTGCACGAAAAGGAGGATAAGATCAAATGGAGGAACTTCAGCGTGGAAGAGTCCAAGAAGCTAAAATACCTGCATGGAGCTCTATGTGAGTCTCTCAGGCTATTCCCTCCGGTGGCGATGGAACATAAAGCTCCGATTCGACTCGATGTCCTTCCCACAGGAAATCACGTCACCGAGAACAAAGTTGTCCTGCTTGCATTCTATTCAATGGGTAGAATGAAGACGATTTGGGGCGAAGACTGCCGGGATTTCAAGCCGGAGAGATGGATATCGGAACGTGGAGGTATCAAACACGAGCCATCGTACAAGTTCCCGGCATTCAACGCCGGGCCAAGAACTTGTCTAGGCAAAGAAATGGCCTTTATTCAGATGAAAATGGTGGCTGCAACTCTTATTTACCATTACAACATTAAAGTGGTGAAAGGTCACAAGGTTTCTCCAAGTGATTCTGTCATAATTCAAATGAAACATGGATTGAGAGTGAAGTTGTCCAAAAGGAATGTGTACTAA